The genome window GACCTCCATGTAGCCGTTCTCGACCTTCCAGGGGGCGGGGGCACCGCCCTTGGTCCAGAGGGACAGGTCGGTGCCGTCGAAGAGGACCTTGGCGTCGGAGGGGGCGGGGGCGCCATGACTGAAGGCGGCGCCCGGGGTGACGGTGCGGGGTTGGGGGCGTTCGGCGTCGTGGACGCGCCATTTCTGGCCGGTGATGACGGGGGTGTCGGTATAGCCGGGTTTTTCGGCCGCGTTCATGGCGAGAGTCGAGGCCAGGAGGGCGGCCGGGATCAAGAACGAGTGCAGTTTCATGACGGGGCGGGGATGATTTCCGCACCGGGGCCGGGGATCAAGCGGGGAAGCCGGGCTTATTCCCCGAGTCCGGCCAGTTCGCTCCAGACGACGCGGCCACGGCAGAGGGTGGCGACGGCGCGGCCTTTGAGGCGCCAGCCGTGGAAGGGGGAGTTGGCGGATTTGCTGGCGGTGCGGCGGACGTCGTAGGTCCACTCGAGATTGGGATCGATGAGGGTGAGGTCGGCGGGGTCGCCGGGTTGAAGACGGCCGAGGGGGGTGCCTGTTTCCTCGGCGACGAGGGGGAAGAGGGCGGCGGGGCGGGCGGTGAATCGTTCGAGGACGGAGGCGAGGGGGAGGTGGCCGGGGTGGTAGAGTTCGGTCAGGGCGAGGGCGAGTTCGGTTTCGAGGCCGACGATGCCGAAGGGGGCGAAGTCGAATTCGACGTCCTTCTCGTAGTTGCAGTGCGGGGCGTGGTCGCTGGCGAGGATTTCGAGGGTGCCGTCCTTGACGCCGTTCAGGACGGCGGCGCGGTCGCCGGCCGAGCGAAGGGGGGGATTCATCTTGAAGTGGGTGTCGTAGGCGGGCCAGCGGGGGCGGGCTGCGGGGTCCTCCATGAGCCGGGCGGAGAAGAGGGAGGCACCATCCTCCGGCCAGAAGCGGTCGCTGCCGGCGACGGCGGCGTCGGTGAGGACGAAGTGGTGGGGACAGGCCTCGCCGGAGATGGGGACGCCTTCGTCGCGGGCGCGGCGGATGAGATCGACGCTGCGGGCGGAGCTGATGTGCTGGCAGTGGATGTGGGTGCCGGTGAGGCGGGCGAGGAGGATGTTGCGGGCGACGATGGCGTCCTCGCCGATGGCGGGCCAGCCGCGGAGGCCGAGGACGGCGCTCCAGTAGCCTTCGTGCATGACGCCTTCGGCGACGAGGGCGTAGTCCTGGCAATGGTCCATGACACGGAGGTTGAACATGCGGGCGTA of Verrucomicrobiia bacterium contains these proteins:
- a CDS encoding dihydroorotase; translated protein: MSDLLLRGGRLIDPSQGLDATRDVLIRGDRIAALAPDLSDHPDAPLATVVHVAGLVVAPGLIDIHVHFREPGQTAKETIASGARSAARGGFTSVVCMPNTSPAIDDAAAMGLVRDRAREQACIRVFVAGAITRAIAGQELAPIGALHRAGIVAISDDGHCVQNGELMRRALEYARMFNLRVMDHCQDYALVAEGVMHEGYWSAVLGLRGWPAIGEDAIVARNILLARLTGTHIHCQHISSARSVDLIRRARDEGVPISGEACPHHFVLTDAAVAGSDRFWPEDGASLFSARLMEDPAARPRWPAYDTHFKMNPPLRSAGDRAAVLNGVKDGTLEILASDHAPHCNYEKDVEFDFAPFGIVGLETELALALTELYHPGHLPLASVLERFTARPAALFPLVAEETGTPLGRLQPGDPADLTLIDPNLEWTYDVRRTASKSANSPFHGWRLKGRAVATLCRGRVVWSELAGLGE